From Vigna unguiculata cultivar IT97K-499-35 chromosome 5, ASM411807v1, whole genome shotgun sequence, the proteins below share one genomic window:
- the LOC114185179 gene encoding uncharacterized protein LOC114185179 yields MAVSEIGWSWRLLCNSHGVRKPNTPLFLQIPTQIGFTRFSSCVVARALDPKTEDQNSTSSSQEDLVYVGKVVAGSFAGGGAIKYGSALFPEITTPNLLLALIIILTPVLVAVFLLFKESLTDQ; encoded by the exons ATGGCAGTTTCAGAGATAGGTTGGAGTTGGAGGCTTTTGTGTAACAGCCACGGTGTTAGAAAGCCAAACACGCCCTTGTTCCTCCAAATCCCAACGCAAATTGGCTTCACTAGGTTCTCTTCTTGCGTTGTCGCTCGCGCTTTGGACCCCAAAACGGAGGATCAGAACTCCACCTCTTCTTctcaa GAGGATTTAGTGTACGTGGGAAAAGTGGTGGCGGGTTCTTTTGCGGGTGGTGGTGCGATCAAGTATGGGAGCGCTCTTTTCCCTGAGATAACTACTCCCAACCTTCTGCTGGCTCTCATCATCATCTTAACTCCTGTGCTTGTTgctgtttttcttttgttcaagGAAAGTCTTACAGACCAATag